ggagttcgggcGGTCCAGTGCgttggcgagttcagtgcttctggacgtgctaggacgatgaaaatcggtaggtgtgtcagggacctgcacgaattgacttgataaagtcgttttctccgattcgaccgtctggggggggggctgaagggagaggaaaaattagaaaaatgaggtatttttaacttacgagtgggtgatcggatcttgaagaattttgatatttagaaggacctcgtgtctcagagctcttattttaattcccgaccggtattaaacctctgattttcctttcaaatcaatctgttggttcttagaattttgctagagctcatgccatatgtgctcttggctcttccgacctcgtcacacgtgccatatgagttcttagctcttgtttattgttAGTGTTTCCTACATAGAAAAATCTTGGTACATAATTACCCAAAAAATTAACCTTacttatgatttttgaaaagttacTAATATGGTATGTAATTTAAAAGTTACCTAATCCACTCAAGATATTTCCTTTCGATTAAACAAAAACTATCAGTAGTTTTTCCGAGCTGATTGTTCCTCTTCTATTAAAAGTCTGATCTGTTGCGATTTTACGCAGTGTAATCATTGTCAATGTGTCTACAAGTAAGTATCATTTCCAGTATTAAAATTTCGAATGTAATAAAAAGTGACTTTCTTCTGTGCTTTTCAGGTAATTTGGTTCCTGAGtactatttttcttcaaatgcaATGATGGACTTAGTGTAACTGTAAATTATGGGTGACATTAAGCAAAGTTGAGTGACTTTTTAGGGCCAAATTGAACCGTAATGTCTTAAAATGTCTATTTACTCAATAATTTCGTTCAAATGCCTTGCATTTGGAACCATTACatatttttgcgtttttttctctttttttgaaaggTCAAGTAAAAATCGGCAGATCAAAAATAACCAATGGCTTAAAGAACAGTACTTACGTAGtgattgtaaaataaaataaaacaattcgtcaaatcaattaaattttttgaaatggaCTTACTGCTTGCCAACGTAGTTGCAATGGATTttacagcttatattttctCAACTTGTAGTTTCAATACTTTGCACTTTTAGACGGCTTTATAGaacttttctatatttatctattttaacCGTTTAATCAAAAGTAAGTTTATTGATGTTCGGGAAGATACTTATGTATAGAGTCTATCCATCATCCTGTCTATTTCTCATGACTCATTCTCGCTTTTTTCAAATGCTtattaaacctaaaaaaagaaacaaagatttaAGAACAAAGTAAAGCATAGAAAATACAACCTTGAACAAAAACAGtataaaaaagaaggtaaatCTGCGTTGAATACAGACTTTgtagtcatttttttctttttataattgtattatatatatatatatgtatatatatatatatatatatatatatatatatatatatatatatatatatatatatatatatatatatatatatatatatatatatatatatatattgaacatGATATATCCACAGCGAAGGGTTTGAACTGTGTGCAGTGTTCAAGTTTAGAAGATATCAGATGCTCTGAAAGAGCCAATCATGGTGAATTGCAAGCGCTTCCATGTTACGGTGTGCCAAATGCCCAATATTGTATTAAAATGACTGGAGTCTTTGACGGTAAATTTATGTGTTTATCTTCACCTTTTGTGtcgcaattttttttgttttatctgcatataacaaaaaattggatATTGTTTTCGTTTACTGTAAATTCACTAAAGTAGAGACAATTTTATGTTATGTTCTCGGAGAATAAAAAAGGAGACGATACGCCAATGCCACATTTCGTTTGCTGTTCAACAGCAGAGTTGGACTAACTGCCGACGCCAAAAGTAGCTGTCAATCTGAATGTACCTTTATCTGGTAAATTGCAGCCGCAGCAATTCAAAAAGTCCTAGATGTTATTGCAATTTTGGGGATTTTACGTTAAGTTCTGATCGCAGTTTCACAAGCCGGGCCGAATGATGCGCTACAAGAACATCTGATATTTAGTTAAAAAGACATGATCTCCTTTGAGGCAGCTTACCTCATAATATActatacaaaatataaatactgtttttttttttttttggttaaaactataactaaagttaaaataaataatctcgTAAAACCATTTCCTTCATACGATTCGTTTCATATGGTGCAACAGAGTTGTTCCTGGGCTTTACAGATTACTTAAAACAGAGATACAACAAATTGACTAAATATTTATTGGCATGGATGTTTATACCTGGCGtgtttgtttacatttttcgattttatttactttgatCTGTAAAACTGCCAAAATTAAATAGATTTGCTTATTCATTGTATcgagaaaaagagaaattgatgaaaaatatggtatccaaaattttgttatatGCTTACTATTATGCTAAATGGGTATTTCAAAGAAACGGGTATGCTGATTATGTCGTACCAAATGTTTCAAGGTTGTCAAATGCACaatttatgttttgcttttgatttgatgtatgtgtttttttttgcttttgaacTCATGGTAATCCAAAAAAGTTGTGAAGTGGGTAAATCATCTTAAAAATAGTGTCATTCTTTCGTTTTCTGGACCTTGACCGTACAAAGCTCAACTTTTGGCTAAAACAAAAGCTTAGGCAAAAAGGCCAAGCCTGCTAAAGGTCTTTTGCTccaaacgattttttttctcatgctatttttttgtttgtttttttctttaaagaaaaaaactacttgTATCAAACCAAAGTGTCCTGCTTAGAAAACTGAAAGAGGAATAGGGGGTTAGtaagaaacagaaatttctgAGAGCATTAATAGTACTGAGATAAAGCTCGTTTCTTTGAAATGTATCTCAGCGTTTATATTAACTTTCTTCGCACTTCAAGCACAAGAGTTTCGTTCTTTATGTTTCACAGCACTGTAAATAAAATGCACTCAATTTCAGTACAAGGTCTCAAATGCTACCAGTGTAATTCACTTGAAGACTATGACTGTGGTGAAAAATTTGACCCAAAGGTCTCGAAAATTCAGCCCAAAGAATGCAAAGCTCCCAACGCACAGTATTGTATTAAGTCCACAGGAATTTTTGAGGGTTAGTATATATCAACCTTATTAAAGTAAATTGCTTTCTTTTATgcgtttaacttttttttttttgttaggcatcttttgaaaacaaaagtttttaagagacacaacaaccaaaaaatgattttggaggCAGAAGGGGAGGGAAAACTTATTATACAAGTCTTGAAGTGTTACAGGAACGCAGGCTCATATTCCCCTGGTGTAAGTTTCCTGGGACCTGCGGCTTTTCAAAATGATTAAGATGGCCTAAAATGCTCCAAGTTCGTCTTCCACATAATTCCACAGCTAATTCATGTCGCAAAATCTgagcaattattaaaaaactaagATTGGATAATACTTTAATTGAAGATTCGGCAACAGGAATAGATTCGAtgttttaaattacttttttaaaactttaagaagTATTCAATGTCTTTTCAGTTCCGTAATTCTTTTTACCAGTAAACAAAAGGTCTGTCCTTGGGGGCACCTCTATTAGGTTTACTGGCGAGTATCTATGTAGAACATCGTGAAAATTAGGCTTTAAGTTCGTATTTTTTGAAACACTACTACTGGTGACGTTACACAGATGATATAATATCACTCTGGAATTGTGGGGAAGATGAACTTCCGGGCTCTTAGACAACCTTAATATATATGATAGAAATGTATAATTCACTCAAGAAATTAAGAATGCAATTAAAATACCGTTATTAGATGTGTTGATTATTGGTAGCTGTAACAAATtagattttactatttacagaaagcCCACCAAAGAACTTTtgatatctttattttaaatataatccccccccccctatgtcaCAAGTTAGAAGAGATGTTGTAACTTCTCCCGTGGATCTTGTTCTAAACATTTGCTGTGAGTTTAGTGTCGAAATGTATTTATTGAATTCTATCAGAGGATTCCTTTTGGAATTATTTATCTCATCCCTTTCATTAATAATACCATTAGCCACggttaaaaagaaactatctTAAAATCAAAGATCCTTTATCATATGAAGCTTGCAGTAAACCTTAAATATAATATACCTTCCGTACCTTCCAAAAATTACcacgaatagaaaaaaaaaagtttgcacacaaaataatatgTATGGAGTCTTTGCttgtattctaaaaaatatgaatctctTATACTGTGGTAAAAACAAAACCCTTTACTCtccataaaaaaacttaaaaatgaaaataactaaaaaataaaaaaagtctatgccaaaaaacttgctgctgatagttcctcggcacgctttcttttctgactttctctatcagcagcaagttttttggcatagactctttgagcatcttcatcagtcattgtaaacttaaacattaatagatttctacgtgaacatatgtcttatataacttgaatgacgtcaccgtctaagcaaaaatgacggcaactaatttcatgacttaatttcagaacttaatttctgtgttgactgacgtcatgaaattagttgtcgtcatttttgttatgacgatgcttagtatattgtaaaacacattaatttggttaataatataccatttaaaacaccaaaatgaacatgctggagtagtcactcggtgagagagggtgtcagaacggagaatgaaggtcccaggttcaaatcgtaaaaaccaataaaaaactgaaaagaaaaaaaggaataaaactaaaaaaaatttcatctaaaaaactaaaaaaaaactaaaaaaggtaaaaactaaaagaaccaaaaagaaaaaaaaaaactaaaaaaggaaaaaaactgaaaattaaaggagaaaaagaaaactaaaaaaatataaataaaaataaaaaaactaaaaagataaaaacttcaaaaaaactaaaaagaaaaaagaaaaaaactaaaaaacctaaaaaaaggtcaaaaccaataaaaaaaaactaaaaggaaaaaaagggaaaaaattaaaaatttatttcatcatataccaattcaaaaacgaatgtataccgggatgacgacctggacacagggaatataaatgacacaactacaacggggacgccggggggcacagggggatataaatgacgaccgggacacaaggaatataaatgacgcccgggacactcaaagagaaatcagactgggacaccgggacacaaatgacgaccgggacacagggaatataaatgacgaccgggacacagggacataactacaaaggggacgccggggtgcacagggggatatataaaagacgatggcgactcagggaatggtcgattagcaatcaccatcaacaaagctcaagggcaatcattagaatcatgaggtatagatctgaatacggattgttttcccattgaccattatatgttgcatgttcaagagtcggtaaacctgacaatctatttatatgcacagacaatgggacagcaaagaatgttgtatattcgcaagttttacgtagttaaaaacatatatatatatatatatatatatatatatatatatatatatatatatatatatatatatatatatatatatatatatatatatatatatatatatatatatatatatatatatatatatatatatatatatatatatatatatctatattcacaggtgggacatagggacacaactaaaatggcgcgtaactaatatggcgcgtaacgacttacgcgcgcggggaggcttgggggggggcgcgaagcgcccccaccaactaggtgttggggtggcgcgaagcgccaccccaacagctagtatatatatatatatatatatatatatatatatatatatatatatgtatatatatatatatatatatatatctatatctatatatataaaaataagttgtctgtctgtgtgtctgtctgtcaggtgacgtcatgtttctgtgtcgactgacgtcatgttttcgactgacgaaattacattgggacacaaatgacgaccaggacaccggcacatagggaatataaatgacgaggacacagggagtataaatgacgaccaggacataagtaaaaaaaaaactaaaaaaaaggtaaaaactacaaaaaaactaaaaagaaaaaaacaaactaaaaactaataaaaaactaaaaaagctaaaaaactaaaaaaactaaaaaataaaaaaaactaaaaaaaggaaacaaaaagaaaaataaaggagaaaaacaaaactaaaaaaataaaaataaaaaaaaaactaaaaagaaaaaagaaaaaaaactaaaaaaactaaaaaatgtaaaaaccaaaaaaaaaaactaaaaagaaaaaaaggggaaaaatacaaaaatttatttcatcatttaccatttcaaaaacgaatgtatatacagactgggacaccggaatacaaatgacgaccgggacacagggaatataaatgacgaccgggacacagggacactactacaacggggacgccggggggcacagggggatatataaatgacgatggggacacagagaatgttcgattagcaatcaccatcaacaaagctcaagggcaatcattagaatcatgaggtataactaaaaaaaaactaaaaaaaaggcagaaaactaaaacctaaaaaaaggccaattcaaaaacgaatgtatatacagactgggacaccgggacacgaatgacgaccgggacaccgggacacaaggaatatcaatgacgcccgggaccctcaaagagaattcacagactgggacaccgggacataaatgacgaccggaacacatggaatataaatgacgaccgggacaccggggggcacacggggatatataaatgacgacggcgacacagggaatcgtcgattagcaatcaccatcaacaaagctcaagggcaatcattagaatcatgaggtatagatctgaatacggattgttttcccactgaccattatatgttgcatgttcaagagtcggtaaacctgacaatctatttatatgcacagacaatgggacagcaaagaatgttgtatattcgcaagttttacgtagttaaaaacatatatatatatatatatatatatatatatatatatatatatatatatatatatatatatatatatatatatatatatatatatatatatatatatatatatctatctatattcacaggtgggacatagggacacaactacaatggcgcgtaactaatatggagcGTAACGCCTAtatatagctagtatatatatatatatatatatatatatatatatatatatatatatatatatatatatatatatatatatatatatatatatatatatatataataagttgtctgtgtgtcgagtgacgtcatgtttgtgtgtcgactgacgtcatgtttgttgattgacgaaattacacactgggacatcgggacacaaataacgaccgggacatagggaatataaatgacgaccgggacactcaaagagaaagcgaccgggacacaaggaatgttcgattagcaatcaccatcaacgaagcaccgggacacaaatgacgaccgggacacagggaatataaatgacgaccaggacactcaaagagaaattacagaccgggacaccggaacacaaatgacgaccgggacaaaaacgacgaccgggacaccgcgacgcagggaatataaacgacgaccgcgacactcaaagagaaattacagaccgggacaccgggacacaaatgacgaccgggaaacaggaaagcaactacaacggggacgccggggggcacagggggatatataaatgacgacagggacacagggaatgttcgattagcaatcaccatcaacaaagctcaagggcaatcattagactAATGAGATATaaatctgaatacagattgtttttcccattgacaattatatgtttgacgaccgggacactcaaagagaaagcgaccgggacacaatgaatgttcgattagcaatcaccatcaacaaggcaccgggacacaaatgacgaccgggacacagggaatataaatgacgaccaggacactcaaagagaaattacagatctTAAACTGTGATATatattatactaaaaaaaaacgaaaaaaacgcAAATACGAAACACTTCACAGAAGTCATATTTAGCTAGCATGTTTAATTTGAGCTTTTAAATGCTTAAGTGCAAATAGCAAACTGATTTCCTGTTCTGCTATAGATTATctacaaaagttttttctttggaatAAATGCTTttataatggaaattaaatgatGAAGACTTTATTCCAAGCTGTAAGAAAAGGAGAAAGGGAgaattttcagttctttttgtGAGCTGCACGTCTCCTGCATCAACTGTGATGTTCACATTATGATACTCAAAATTCTACTGAATCCTTCTCCTTTTTGAATTTCACTTTAGCTGCTTGAAATCTTGAAAactttacagttcgttaccatgaactgtttgtaAATTACATCCATGGCGAATCTGAATTGAATTATTCTTCGGCCTGGCATAGCTGTAAAGTTTAAACCATCCATTTTTgatttcagtattttttcaGGTCCATTGTAGtagctccttcgtaagttactttaacgtaaagattttttttcattcattagATATAGCATTAAACTTTTAGTGAACTCTAGTTCAGTAAAATGATTTGTTATCTTTTTCCCGGATACTAATATCTGTTTTAAACGCAACCTAAACAATTCCAAGATAAAGCTAAACGTAATGTTGGAAATCAATGAAAAGCTGAATCCAGAGGTAAGTTTTTGGACCCCGATCTATGACAAAGCGTGAATAGTTCGATTgagtttgttaattttttttcccagctTTATAAATTACCTGTAATCAGGATATACAGGAATCcttggtgttttcttttttcaagactTACAAAAGAGAAATTGAGTATTTGCTTCTCATTTGCTTTTGTATGCTCCCAAATAGGattcatttcaaatttatcattccaaaaattattcattgtattttctttgaaaagctccaaaattttgttttaaaagggAATTTACTTGTTGCCTTGAACAAGGCTACTGTTGCTCCTGCAAATTCTAACTATTCCCTGTTATCTTTTAGGCCAGCTTGGGACAAAAAGATTCTGCTCAGATCGCTATCTACATAACTTCTGTGACTATATTAGGAGACCCGGTAAGtagtgtttgaaaaaaagacacagGTTGACGATAAGATGCCTAAAAAATCAGTTAGCAACCTGCAGGGTCcgctgaccgtctcaaagacaaaggatAAATTAGCGAATTCTCCTGGGGTACTAACTGTCATCAAAAGCTGTCGAGAATTTCTGGTTTGACAGTGCAATTTGACTAAAAAGACAGTCAATTTTATTTCCCTTTTGTCCGCGAGTTTTTCAATCAAAGTCGATTGCACCACAGGAAACTCCCAAAtaacttgaattttaatttctctgaacttatttttagtgttttcctaGCAGATATGTTAGAGCCTTTAATGGACTTCTCTTTCCTGAACTTAAGAAGAAAATTCTGctccttttaattaaaaaaagacaaaatttacaCTTTCTGATGATATATGTTTCATTTGAACTGAACATGTCTATTTCTTGCACAAAAGTATGAAGTTCGCTAATTTTTCTACGATTTAGGGAAAATAGGTggcggcttttagttttctttagctTAGTCAGATTTATAATCCAAGCTCTATAAGCTATGGTAAAACCAAACAATTAATTCTAAATGATATGACCGCgcaaaactaaaaacatttatAGTAGACGAGATAGGGTGGTTCTTTAAGGTATCGCATGACCTTAAAGACAGATATGCTGTAACTTTTGGTTGCAGCATATTTCGGTTTattagggaggggggattaTTTCACGGATGGGAGGATGTTgcaaggaaatatttaagggaaatgggaacttcatgggagggtttaaagagggagggtTTGAATAGAATGGGGTGAAGGAGGAGTGTGGGTAGCTATGTTGGTTTCAGGCTGTTTGATGCTGCTGTAGTAGTAAATACCCTGCCAAATTCAAATTTGCTAGTGATTGATGCACCAAAAAATAGCGAATCAAGGGGAACAGGCCGTCCAAAATAGGAGGTACAGTGGGTCTAACCCTAAGGGGAGACAAGAAAGATCATGATAATAAATCACAAGATTAAGCAATTTGcttcccaagaaaaaaaaacgccagTGGTTCTACAATTATAGTTTCAATTAAAA
Above is a genomic segment from Artemia franciscana chromosome 15, ASM3288406v1, whole genome shotgun sequence containing:
- the LOC136036248 gene encoding UPAR/Ly6 domain-containing protein bou-like isoform X1; the protein is MKFKGLLGSFGATAILVLLCLVCDAAKGLNCVQCSSLEDIRCSERANHGELQALPCYGVPNAQYCIKMTGVFDVQGLKCYQCNSLEDYDCGEKFDPKVSKIQPKECKAPNAQYCIKSTGIFEGQLGTKRFCSDRYLHNFCDYIRRPGDGREYRSCIYTCQGEACNGSSGMALSLATLVGAFLLIGSLRQ
- the LOC136036248 gene encoding UPAR/Ly6 domain-containing protein bou-like isoform X2; protein product: MKFKGLLGSFGATAILVLLCLVCDAVQGLKCYQCNSLEDYDCGEKFDPKVSKIQPKECKAPNAQYCIKSTGIFEGQLGTKRFCSDRYLHNFCDYIRRPGDGREYRSCIYTCQGEACNGSSGMALSLATLVGAFLLIGSLRQ